Within the Setaria viridis chromosome 3, Setaria_viridis_v4.0, whole genome shotgun sequence genome, the region TAAGCAGTACCTCTGACCCACTTGAAGAGCGAGCATTTGCCGCCGGTGGACGCGAGATCCTGCGGGATCCTGGGAATCCAACGCAACCAAAAACAATGCGGATTGCAGAGCAGCGGATTCGCGCACGGTTAATCGGGCACAAGGCGGGCAGAAGCATCGAAAGTTGtcagcgagcgagagagagagaggggcaggAACGCACCACTGCTTGACccagcgggcggcggggcgcggcgggcggcggaccgCCTGCGGCTGCGGGTGCTGCGGCGGGTAGTAGTACTTGTAGCCTCCCgatccggcggccgccgccgggtacTCCATCGccatccctccctccttccctgtGCCTCGATGGCTTGCTCCCTCTGCCTAGGGTTTcgcctttctctctctctcgccggctgcggctgcgggtgGGTCGGAGTCGGAGCGGCCTCTGGGTCGGTTTGGCTTGGTCGGTCGGAGTCGGAGCTCACCTTTGCTCGCGGGTTTAACGACGGCCGGAGAAggcttttctcttctttctttgccTCCTTCCCACCGTCACGACTCCAGTGTTGTCGTGCGAATCTTAAGgcacgattttttttttgtgtgtgtgaacATCTTAAAGCACAATTCGAGGATTTATTACGGAAGCACATTTCAACCATAAATAGTGAATCCTCGAAAGCGAAATCCTTAAGCTCCCAGTTGAATTCTCCTCTTTGACATGGTACTTGATCGACCAAAGTACAGTGGTTCTAAACTTTGAAGCCCGCCTTTTCTGCACCTCTCCGGAGGCAATTCGTCTAAATTCCTAGACATGACAGAGGCGCAAGGTTTACAAAATTCAAAGCTTCACGCACTTTGCAAGCACCATCTCTTCCAGTCTAAAGGTCCATGAGGCTTACATAAAATCAATCCTTAGCGCACAGTTTATGCTTCATCTAATCATCTGGCACTGCGATGTCTACAAATTTTGCGATCTCAACTTTTAAAGTATGTATGTAAGGTCTGTATGCAAGGAGTCAGCTCAGAACATTTCCATGGAGGAAGTTGCAATAGCTATAACAAGAATCAGTAACTATTGTCATCAGAGCAACCCGGCATCAGTGATGACAATATGGCATCACCAACAACTCATGAAGCAATAGTGAAATGGTGCAACACCAACAAACAGATCACTGAAAACACTACAGGCATAACGAAATCAAAAGGCATTGAATGAACAAAAACTAGTGCAGCTTGCGTATTTATTCATCACATCCGGGGGCTTGCTGCCTATTATTTCAAATAAATACAACAGCACGAACTACAAGTGCTAGCTATGATTGTCTtggcataataataataataatattacAAAGGGTGGAACAGGCTCAACATGATCCTGCACAATGTTCACCGAGAAAAGGAACACTTTGAATACAATGATGCATGAGTCGTGTGCGCTTCTCTGACCCCCTCTCTAATCGGCACGAGATTGGCCAGCGCGAGAGGAGAGGATGATACCGACGATGAGACCGTACAGAGCAAGAGCTTCCGCgaagatgaggatgaggatCATGCCCACAAACAACTTTGGCTGCTGTGCATTTGCCCTGAAGAGGAGACAAGTCCGAATAAGCTAAGAATGTCTACTTACTGCAAACAAGGGCTAAACAGTAGAAAATCCAGTCCATACTGGCAACAAATAACACAAGGTACTGGCTACAATTGCATACTATTATTACACTCAGTATTAATAAACTTGGTTCAACAGAGCTCCAGAAGTATGGAAGATGAGGTAACAAAAGAAACCAATTGAAATATTTGCATgccattcaaagaaaaatccGTTAAAGCAGGTCCACTAAGAATCAAGACAAACGGCTAGTGATGGCACTGCAAATGAAAGCATTAGGGATGCCACAACGCAGAGTCCAAGATCGCAACTTGTAGGACTGTAGGAGTCGAACATGTATCACCAAAGCCAACAACCAAAACTACAAAATGGAACCCTTAATGCCACAACACTTTACCCATTTCCTCCATCCCCAAGTCCGTGCATGCCCAGCTCACACGGAAAATGTTGCAGATGACCACAGTTTTACAGGAGTAGAGTAGGTATCACAAAGCAACAAGTAAAACTATGAAAGGGAAAACCCATAATGACATGACCTTTACCCATTTACCCCTTTCCAAGTCCACTGTACATGCCTATCTCATGTGAATTAAAAATTGCTGCAGAGGAGTATCTTAAAAGCTCTATATCTTGGAACAAATTGTGAAATCAACTGAACCTAGATGGAGGTTGAAGGATCATGAATTAAGAGATTTCAAATCAGAGCTAAACCAGGTCCTCAATGAATGCACCACTACCATACTCAGATCTAATTTGCATGTTAAAGGGGCACATCAAACTGATGAAGGAGCCTTTTTCTTTATTACATCAATCAAGGATCGAACACTGACAACATTGCTATGCGAGTAACTACTGAAGCATGCCCAATTCAGACACAGATGCTTTTTCCCCTTTGAAGAAGCAGAGACTCCATAGCTGCAGGGCCATAGATATTCACTCCACAACAGCTATAATATGAGATCAAACAGGTCTTAAACTGACAAGCATAAGTCATCTGTAATTTCTAACCATCCATACTTAAGGCCAGACAGAAAATCTACTAATTTTCATCAATTAGGCTTTGAACTACCATGATCGGTAATGCCAGCCACCCATCCTACATTTCTTATTTCCAGATGTTAGGTTGACAACAATTTATAAGCCGGAATCAGTTACCACGACGCAGTCCGTTGTGGTCGGTAGAACATGTACAATGGATCTCAACCACAATGAGAGTTCCCTTGAGGAGCAGTAGCATCCCTGATCCATGATCCACGTACcgcaaggaaaggaaaggaaaacggAAAGGGCAAAATGAGTAATGATACCTGACACCCGCGTCTCCGACGATGCCGATGGCCATTccggcggcgagcccggcgAGGCCGCAGGCGAGTCCGGAGGAGAGGTGCGCGTAGCCGTCGAAGAGGAAGTAGGGCTTGGCCTTGGGGTTGATCCCGGTGGATATGATGACGGCGATGATGAGGCCGTAGATGCCGAGGACTCCGGCCATGACGACGGGGACGATGGACTTCATGACGAGCTCGGGGCGCATGACCCCCATCgaggcgacgccgacgccgctcTTGGCCGTCCCGTAGGCGGCGCCCATGCCTGGATCCAGCAAttagcgagggagggagggagagatctGGCGCGGGAGgtgacggggaggaggagggtgggcgCTTGCTTACATGAGAagacgagcgcggcggcggcgccgaggaagcCGAAGAAGGGAGCGGTCTCGTCGCCGCTGAAGGTGGCGACCGCCATGGGGGTGGAGGGGAAGGACCGGAGGAGATCTCGCCTGAGAGGatcggagggagggaggatggACGGGGTCAGGCCACGATGATCCTGCTCGATCTGCCTGCCTGTCTCTGGCCTCTCTCCGCTCGCTCGAGTCGCTCCTCTCTTTTCTGTGGACCGAAGCAACCGGCAGAAAGAAAAAATTACTTCATGGGCTCTTGGGCTGGGATTCGCTACTTCTGTTGGGCTCGGCTCGTGGGCTGCTTCTTAGTTCATGGGCTGACAGAATTTAGTATTACTCAGCATGTATATTTCAAATTTTGTTCGTTCAATTCACTCGCCCAAGAAGTACGTGCAGCCCATGTGTTTTATATATATCGATGGAGATTATTGGTGGTAGTAATACCATCATCTATGCATGGGTATGCATGGGTGAGCGGAGATgcgatatactccctccatcctaaattatacgtcgttttgactttattaaatttataaatttggtTATACAGTTgaatataccctatgtctagatgcataataatatctatgtatctagaaagccaaaacgacctataatctGGAACAGAGGAAGTACTAGGTACTAGCTATCGATATACTAtcatctatatataatatagaGAAGCACCCCCACTAAGATGCATTGATTGCTAATTCTCTCATATGTGGTGCAGCCACATCACCTTAATTGTTTGCACCGTCCGATCTAAAAAGCTTTATATCCTGACCATCTACAATCCACTAAGGATTCTTAATTATTTACTTGCTTTTCATTAATACCTCATAAACATTTTTTTCTAATAGAAAAATAGCAAATAGTACAAATACTATTACTACTTTGTTTTAGTGACAAAGTAGCTGCAATATTACTACCTTTTCTTGACTCTTTAATCAGTTCTCCTAATAAGATACACAATAGATATGTCCAAACAATGAATGAGCTTAAGGATGCTACAAGGTCAAAAGTTTATCTATATATCATATCTATGTATATTATATAGAAGCAAACCACTAAGAAGTATTTATTGTTATTTCTCTCTTCTCTCAAACAGCCACATCATCTTGATTATTGTAACCATCCGATCAACTTTGTGCACATTTTCTATCCGTTAGATACATGTTGTATtggtttctttcttctccatccaTTAATTAACCAAAGAACAACTCAAATGTCTATGAGTTTTATCAAAGAGGTCACTCACAGCTTTCAACGTAATTTCTACAAATGCACCATTTATACAAGCAATTAGACAACCACATTAATTCATAGTTTCTCGAAAAGCTCTCTCAAATCCCGCAGCAACACGCAGCAACACGCGGGGAATCATTGCTTGGTTGATACGACGAGGCAAAAGACACATCGTACGCCATCTATCGACGATAGATGGGTGTACGTACGCCTACAACCACTGCACTACTATCCTGGATCTAGCTAGCTAGGCCATATATACGATACCATACGCACGGTGCAATTTAATTCTTCAACACCTGAAAGTAAAATTCTATTAAAGCTACGTACGCACGCACTCCATCGACCTGTCCGATCCGATCCAaaccagcagcaggagcagcactacgggaaacctcgaatttgccgagtgtaattacttcaccgagtgtattattgcgggcacttggcgaaggaccggtttgccgagtgcaataccaaaaacactcggcaaacataatacactcggcaaaaagcctatttgccgagtgccgccaaaaaaacactcggcaaacacccacggggcactcggcaaagatggagcactcggcaaactgacgagcacgtgacttccccgtgccgcgCCGGCGCGGCACGGTGACGGACGTTAGGCTTTGTCGAGTGTCtacggggggcactcggcaaagccactagtttgccgagtgtcgtgatggcacactcggcaaagtggcgagtatgccgagtgctagggggcacactcggcatactatagggtttgccgagtgtcttttgacacactcggcaaaagtaattttttttccctcctccaccctccaaactttttacactccacatgtatggcatttggcactgcatggtagaaggtggactatttttttacctgtttgctatatttaatcaattaatttcatttagagtaattttttgatttaagtcaaatttgaactgcaggtggttggaa harbors:
- the LOC117848793 gene encoding V-type proton ATPase 16 kDa proteolipid subunit, producing MAVATFSGDETAPFFGFLGAAAALVFSCMGAAYGTAKSGVGVASMGVMRPELVMKSIVPVVMAGVLGIYGLIIAVIISTGINPKAKPYFLFDGYAHLSSGLACGLAGLAAGMAIGIVGDAGVRANAQQPKLFVGMILILIFAEALALYGLIVGIILSSRAGQSRAD